TCGTGCTGTACGACCACGAGGAGTGCGGCAGCACCAGTGCCCAGGGCGCCGCGTCCCCCTTCCTGAAAGATCTGCTGGAGCGCATCACCCTGGCGCACTCGGACGGGAAGCGGGACTCGTTCCACCGGGCCATCCGCCACTCGTTCCTGGTGTCGGCGGACATGGCGCATGCGTTGCATCCCAACTACGCCTCCATGCACGAGCCCAAGCACCAGCCGCTGCTGGGGGCGGGCCCGGTCATCAAGTCCAACGTCAACCAGTCCTACGCCACCGATGGCGAGAGCTGGGCCTGGTTCGCCCTGTGCTGCCGCGAGGCGGGGGTGACGCCGCAGAACTTCGTCACCCGGACGGACCTGGGGTGTGGCAGCACCATCGGTCCCATCACCGCGGGTGAGCTGGGTATCCGCACCGTGGACGTGGGCAGCCCCATGCTGTCCATGCACTCCATCCGCGAGATGGCCGCCGCGGCGGACGTGGCGGCGATGATCTCCGTCCTCCGGAGCTTCTTCTCCCGCTGAGGGTCCGGGCTGGGGGGGCCCACGAGGTTGTTACGAGGAGCGGCTGTCCGGATGCTAACGTTCCCGGTCATGCAGCTCATCATGAATCCGGGCCAGCTGGATGAGCAGGTCTTCGAGCTTTCCGACGACGCCGTCACGATCGGGCGTACGAAGGAGAGCTCCATCTGCGTGCTTCACAAGAGCCTGTCGCGGCGGCACGCGCTGCTGCAGCGCGAGGGTGAGCGCCTCTTCCTGATCGACCTGGACAGCAAGAACGGGACGTTCGTCAACGACCTGCGCATCCAACGCTGCGAGCTGTTCGGGGGAGAGATCTTCCAGTGTGGCGAGGTGCGCTTCAAGCTCGTGCCCCTCTCCCGTGAGGTCGCCCTGGATCTGCTGCCGACGCAGGTCCAGGCGCTCCAGACCCGGTTCTCTCCCGCCTCGATGGTCGATCTGCTGGAAGCGATGCCCGAGCCCGGGAGCACCACCGCCCTGAAGGTGAAGCACGGGCGCGCGGAGGACCGGGCCCGGGACAAGCTCCAGGTGCTGCTCAAGGTGAGCCAGCTCCTCTCCTCGCCCGACTCCATCGACGCGCTGATGGAGCGCGTGCTGCAACTCGTCTTCCAGATCATGCAGGTGGACCGGGCGGCCGTGCTCCTGGTGGATCCCTCCAGCGGCCAGCTGCGTCCCCGGGTGGCGAAGTCCCTGACAGGGGAGCTTCCCTCCGGCCAGTTCTACAGCCAGCACATCGTCGACTACGTGCGCACGCACAGCGTGGCGGCGCTCTTCTCCGACGCCCGGGTGGATCCGCGCCTGGGCAATGCCGACTCGGTCTTCCAGCAGTCCATCCGCTCGTCCATGTGCGCCCCGCTCAAGCCCCGGGACGAGCTGCTGGGGGTGTTGTACGTGGACAACCTCTCGCGGCCCCACGGCTTCTCCGAGGAGGACCTGGAGTTCCTCACCGCCTTCGCCAACCAGGCCGCCATCGCGCTCGACAACTCGCTCCTCCGCCAGCGCATCGAGGAGGAGGCCGTGCTGCGCAATACCTATCTGCGCTTCTTCCCCCCGGCCACCCTCAAGAAGCTGCAGCTCACGCGCAGCGCGCCCCTGGAGGTCATCGAGACGGAGGTGACGATCCTCTTCGCGGACATCTGCCAGTTCACCGCCCTGTCCTCCACGCTCGAGCCCCGGCAGGTGGTGGACCTGCTCAACGAATACTTCCCGGTGATGGCGGAGATCGTCTTCCGGCACGAGGGGACGTTGGAGAAGTACATCGGTGACGCGCTGATGGCGGTATGGGGGGCGCCGTTCGCGCACGCCGACGATGTCGACCGGGCCGTGCGCGCGGCGGTGGAGATGCAGCAGGCCCTGGCCGGGTTGAACGAGCGTTGGCGGGCCCAGGGCCGGCCGGAGATCCAGGTCCACGTGGGCCTCAACACGGGCCGGGTGGCGGCCGGCAACATCGGCTCCGAGCAGTACGTGCAGTACGCCACCATCGGCGACGCCACCAACGTCGCGAGCCGGGTGTGCTCCGCCGCCGGAGCGGGGGAGATCTGCCTCACCCACACCACCCTCGAGCGCTGGGTGGAGCGGTCCATTCCCGTCTCGCCCCTGCCTCCGACGCTGGTGAAGGGCAAGCAGGAGGCGCTGACGCTCTACCGCGTGGAGTGGCGCGGATCGCCCACGGAGTGAGCCCTCGCGGGCCCTGCTCAACCCACGGCGGCGAGCACCTCGTGCGTCACCGCCAGCAGGGCACGCGCGTTGAAGGGCTTCTCCACCCGGCGATTGGGGACCCGCTCGAGGAAGTCCTTCGCCTGTGGGGTGAAGGCGCCACCGGTGAGGAAGATGACGCGGCCGGTGAGATCCGGGCGCAGCCGGTGCAGCGCCGCGTGGAAGTCCATCCCGTTCATCCGCGGCATCATCAGATCGCACAGGATGAGGTCGAAGCGTTCTCCCGCCTCCAGCAGGGGGAGCACCTCGGCCGCCAGCGTGGTGAGCACCACGTCATGGTGGGGTCTCAAGATGCGCTCCACCGCCGAGCACAGCAGGGGCTCGTCGTCGATCACCAGCACGCGGCCTCGTGGCCCTCCCGTGAGGGCCGTGGGCAGGGTCACCGGAGCGGGTGACTCCCGTAGCGGTGGCGTGGTGGCCACCGGGAGCACCACCTGGAAGGTGCTGCCCCGCCCCAGGTCGCTGTGGACGTGGAGCTCCCCGCCCATGGCGGTGATGAGGTTGTGGCAGATGGACAGCCCCAGCCCGGTGCCCACCCCTGGCGGTTTGGTGGTGAAGAAGGGATCGAAGACGCGGCCCAGCAGCTCGGGCGCGATGCCCGTGCCCGTGTCGGAGACCTCCACCGACACCCGCCCTGGCGCGCTCAGGCGCGTGGTGACGCGAATCTCATGGTGGTCCGCGTCGCCGTCGGAGGGGATGGCCTGGGTGGCGTTGACCAGCAGGTTGAGCAGCACCTGGCCCAGGCGTGAGTCGTTGCCGAGCACCGGTGGCACGTCCCCGTACTCCTTCACCAGCCGCGCCCGGTGGCGGATCTCCCCGGAGGCCAGGCTGAGCGTGGAGTCCAGCACCTTCTTCACGTCCACCGCCCGGAGCGGCTCCTGCGTCTCCCGGGAGAACGTCTTGAGGTCTCCGACGATGGTCCGCACCCGGTCCGCGCCCTGCAGCGCCTCGACGAGCGCGGTGGCCACCGACTTCAGCGGCGCCGGGGAGGGGAGTGCTTCCGCCGGCTCCGCGGGCCAGTGCTCCAGCGTCCGGGCCAGCTCCTCGTGCGCGTAGCCGAGATTCGCCGTGACGTAGGCCAGCGGGTTGTTGATCTCATGCGCCACGCCCGCCGCCAGCGTGCCCACCGAGGCCATCCGGTCCGTCAGCAGCAGCCGTGCCTGCAGCTGCTTGCGCTCGGTGACGTCCGGGAACATGGTCACGATGTGGGGTGTGCCCGCGTACTCCGCGATGCCCGTGAAGACGAGCACGTCGCGGATCTCCCCACCCTTCGTGCGCACGCGCGACTCCACCCCGCGCAGCACCCCCTGCTCCCGGAAGAGCGCGGAGAGCCGATCGTGCTCGATGGGGGTCTCCCACAGGTTCAGCTCCTTCGCGCTGCGCCAGAGCATCTCCTCGTGCGAGTAGCCAAACAGCCGCGCGCAGGCGTCGTTCACCTCCACGAAGGCACCGCTCTCGCGCGTGGTGATGCAGGTGGGCACCGGGCTCTCCCGCAGCAGCACCGCGCACAGCCCGTCCAACTCGAAGTCCTCCGGCAATGGCTCCGGGCGCTCCGCGGAACGGCGCTCGGCGAGCCGCAGCCGGAGCGCGGTCGTGGCCTCGTCCAGGGGCAGCAGCAGGAAGTCATCGGCCCCGGCGTCGAGCAGCGGCTGCAACTGGCCCAGCTGCTCGGGTCTCGCCAGCAGGAGGATGGAGGATTGCATGCCACGCGGGCAGGCCCGGAGTGCCCGGACGAGCACGAGCCTGTCTCCCCCATCCACTTCGAGCAGCACCAGCGGAAAGGGGGCCCGCCGGAAGGCGACGATGGCGGCTTCGTCATTGGAGGCCCGCGTCGGCGTCCATCCCAACTGCCGCAGCAGCGTCTCAACGGGCGAGGGCGCGTGGTTGCCAGACGGCACGAACAGGGCTCGCATGTGCTCCTCTCCGGGACGGGGGGTCATCGTGCTCCGGCCGTCTTACTACGAGCCAGCGGCTGTCCTGACGGGGCGAGATTCCCCTCCCGGGGAGAGCGCCTCCGAGCTGCCCGGGATGTCCTGGATTGGACGGATTCCGTGGAGTTGGGAAGCGCTTTATTGGAGGTACGACTTGGGAGCCGCCATGCGCGCGAAGGCGGCCTGGGCCTGGAGCCAGCGGTCGATGACATGGAGGAGCCCGTCGAAGGTGTCACGCAGGGCCCAGGCGCACGCGTCCATGTCGTCCTCGTGCTCCGCGCAGCGTTGGAGTCCGGCGCGGAGGGCCGTCAGCGCGCCGGGACAATCCGGGCGTTCCTGGAGGATCCGCTCGGCCGCGCGTGCATAGAGGCGGTAGCAGCCCTCGGGGTCTCCGCGGTTGTAGGCGGGAGCGCCGAGCTGGATGGCCTGCATGATGGCGAGGGCGATCTCCTCGATGCCATCCGTGGGGCTGCCCTCCAACAGGGAGAGCGGGTGCGTGGGCACCTGTCGCTGGCGGGGGGCCGGAGCCTTCGCCAGGGCGAGCGCGGAGAGGGGCTGGGACTCGGGCTGGGAGAGCAGCGGCAGCAGGTAGCGCGAGGGGATGACGATGGTGACGGGCCGCCCGTCCGCGAAGGCGCAGGTGGCCACGCCCACCAGCGCGCCCGAGGCATCCAGCACCGGACCGCCCGAGGCGTCCTCGGGGAGCGCGGCCTCCAGCTCCAGGAAGGTGAGGGACTCGTCGAGCACCTGCACGGCGTGGACCCGCGTCTCCATCAACCCCAGCATGCCCCCGCCAGCGGGCAGGAGGATGAAGAGCGCGTCCCCCTCACCCGGGTGGGACTCGGGCGCGAGCCGCAGCGGCTCCACCTCGTGCGAGGGCAGCCGCAGCACGGCCAGGTCCCGCTTCTCGTCCAGGGCGATCACCTCTTGCACCTGGAGGAACTGCTCGTCGGCGAGCACGACGTGGACCTCGTCGGCGCCCGCCACGACGTGCAGGTTGGTGACGAGGTAGCCCTCCGGGGAGACCACGAAGCCGACCCCCTGGCGGCCCGGCATTTCCAGGATGGCGAGAGCGGGTGCTGCCCGGGCGGCGACTGCCCGAGCAGTGGTGAGATCGGTGTCGACGGTCATCATGGCGGGTCTCCTGCTTCCCTACAGCATGGACACGCCGGTGGGACCGGGCAGGTACGGGGCCGGGAGCGGCCCGATGGAGGCAGGGCGGGCGACCGGACTCCACCTCACTCCGTGTGCGCCACCAGGGGGAGCCGGATGGGGCCTCGGATGATCAGCGAGGAGTTCCACTTCACCTCTCCGTCCCCGGGAGTCAGCCGGACGAAGCGGGCGAGCAGCTCCTCCAGGGCCACCCGGGTCTCGATCCGAGACAGGTGGGCACCCAGGCAGAAGTGGGCTCCGTAGCCGAAGGGAAGATTCTGCGGGTTGGGGCGATCCATGTCGAAGCGATCGGGATCGGGGAAGTGCGCCTCGTCGCGGTTGCCCGAGGCGATCATGAGCAGCAGCCGCGCCCCCTTGGGGATGCGCGCGCCGCCGAGCTCCACCTCCTGGGTGGTCATCCGCACGATTCCATGCGCCGGGCAGTGCAGACGCAGCGCCTCCTCGACGAAGCGGGGGATGAGCGAGACGTCCGCGCGCAGCCGGGCCAGCAGCTCCGGCTCCTCCTGCAACCGCATGAGGCTGAGGCTCAGCAGGTGCACGGTGGTCTCCAGCCCCGCGACGAGGAGCAGGAACATGAAGCCCATCAGCTCCGTCTCCGTCAGCGACTCGCCATCCACCTGGGCCCGCAGCAGATCGCTGAGCAAATCCTCACGGGGCTCCTTGCGGCGGGCCTCCAGCACCTCGGCGAAGTACTGCCGGGCCTCGTTCACCGTGGCGCGCATCTGCTCGTGCTTCGCGGTGTCGTTGGGGCCGATGCTGGTGAAGTGGGTGATGACCTCCACCCACTGCCTGAAGCGCGGATGCAGGGAGGCGGGCAGGCCAGCCATCTCCCCGAGGACGGCCAGGGGGATGCGGAAGGAGAAGGCCTCCACGAAGTCGATGGACTGGCCCGGGGTCACCGCGGCGACGGCCTCCTTCGCGAGCGCGCGGATGCGCGGCTCCATCCGGCTCAGCATGGAGTGGCCGAAGGCGCGGCTGACGAGTGCCCGCAGCCGGGTGTGCTCCGGAGGATCCATGACGAGCATGGAGTCGGCGAGCGGGTAGTCGGGTATCCACGCCGGGCGGTAGGTCTGCCGGATGCCCTCCGAGGAGAAGACCTGGGGGTTCTTCATCACCGTGATGAGGTCGTCGTAGCGCGAGACGGCCCAGAACCCCGCCGGGTCCACCTGGCTCACGGGCGCGTTGCGGCGCAGCTCGGCGTAGTAGGGGTAGGGATTGGCCCGCACCTCGGGTGCGAGCAGGTTGATTCGGCTGCTCATCTGCCTGCCTCGTGGAGAGAAGAGACGGGGAGCATGCTAGCGCGTCGCCGGGCGCGGGAGGGCCGATTCTGGCGAGCATGGAAGGCGTCCTGACAGGACGGAAAAGGGCAGGTGGCCAGACTGCCCCGCACCACGTGACGGATTCCGTTGGCGGGCCCGACTTCCGCCGTTAAATCAGCGCCTCCCATGCACAAGACGCACCTCGTTGGAGCCCGGACCCACAACCTCCAGTCCCTGTCGGTGGACCTCGCCGAGGGAGAGCTGGTGTGCCTCACCGGCGTGTCCGGCTCCGGCAAGTCCAGCCTCGCGCTGGACACCCTGTATGCCGAGGGCCAGCGCCGCTTCGTCGAGAGCTTCAGCCCGTATGCCCGGCAGTTCCTCGAGCGGCTGGAGCGGCCCCCGATGGACAACCTGGAGCCCGTGGCGGCGGGCGTGGCGGTGGACCGGCGCGCGCCGGTGAAGAGCTCGCGCTCCACCGTGGCCACCCTGGCCGACGTGGAGGCGTACCTGTCCGCGCTCTTCACCCGTGAGGCCATGCCGGTGTGCCCCACGTGTGAGGTCGAGGCGGTGCGCACGGACGCGGGCGTGGCGGCGCGGGCCACCCTCGCCGCCGAGCCCGAGGTGCTCGCCGTGGTGGCCTTCCCCGTGCGCATCGCGGACACCGCCGAGTTCCTCGACGTGCGCGCGCGGTTGTTGAAGGAGGGCTACCACCGGCTGGTGGTGCAGGGAGAGGTGCGGGAGTTGGAGTCGCTGCGGCCCTCCGAGGCCACCGACTCCGCCGGCGTGGCGCACGTGGTGGTGGACCGGTTGAAGCTGGCCGGGTCGCAGCTGAGCCGGGTGACGGCGGCGCTGGAGTCGGCGTGGGCGATGGGCAATGGCGAGGCGGTGGCTTTCACACCCTCGGGCGTCCGGCGCATCCGCCGGGGCCTGGTGTGCCCCAGGTGCTCGCGTGAGTTCGAGCAGGCCCGGCCTGGCCTCTTCAGCTACCAGTCGCCCACCGGCGCCTGCCCCACGTGCCGGGGCTTCGGCCGCACCATTGGCATCGACTGGGACAAGGTGGTGCCCAACCCGACGCTGAGCCTGGAGAAGGGGGCCATCCGTCCCTGGTCGGGCAAGACGTCCGAGTGGGAGCGGAAGATGCTGTTCCGCTACGCGCGCGAGCACGGGATTCCGCTGGACGTGCCCTGGGAGCGGCTCACCCCCGCGCAGCGGGAGCGGGTGCTGGAAGGGGAGGGTGACTACGACGGCGGCCGTGTCTATCCAGGCGTGCGCGCGTGGTTCCGCTGGATGGAGAGCCGCACGTACAAGATGCACGTGCGCGTGCTGCTCTCGCGCTACCGCGCCTATTCGCTGTGCGAGAGCTGCAAGGGCGCGCGTCTCAACGAGTCCGCGCGGGCCTGGCGCGTGGGCGGGCTGGATCTGGCCGCGTGGCACGGGCTGGAGCTGTCCGAGGCCCGCGAGCGCCTGGACGCCCTGCGGACGCACACCGGCCAGGGCGAGCTGGTGCGCCGCGAGCTGGCCGGCCGCCTGGGTTATCTGGAACGGGTGGGCCTGGGCTACCTCACGCTGGACCGGCCCGCGCGCACGCTGTCCGGCGGTGAGGCACAGCGTGTGTCCCTCACCGCGGCGCTGGGGACGTCGCTGACGGGGGCGCTCTTCGTCCTCGACGAGCCCACCGTGGGCCTGCACCCGGCCGACGTGGGACCCCTCACCGGTGCCATGGCCGAGCTGGCCACCCGGGGCAACATCGCCCTCGTCATCGAGCATGACCCGCTCGTCATCCGCTCCGCCCACCGCGTGTTGGAGCTGGGGCCCGGGGCCGGCAAGCACGGTGGGAAGCTGTGCTTCGACGGGACGCCGCAGGTGCTGGCGAAGCGCGCGGATCTGCCCACGGGCCGGCTGCTGGCGGGCACCGAGGACGTGAAGCGCAC
This Archangium lipolyticum DNA region includes the following protein-coding sequences:
- a CDS encoding cytochrome P450 is translated as MSSRINLLAPEVRANPYPYYAELRRNAPVSQVDPAGFWAVSRYDDLITVMKNPQVFSSEGIRQTYRPAWIPDYPLADSMLVMDPPEHTRLRALVSRAFGHSMLSRMEPRIRALAKEAVAAVTPGQSIDFVEAFSFRIPLAVLGEMAGLPASLHPRFRQWVEVITHFTSIGPNDTAKHEQMRATVNEARQYFAEVLEARRKEPREDLLSDLLRAQVDGESLTETELMGFMFLLLVAGLETTVHLLSLSLMRLQEEPELLARLRADVSLIPRFVEEALRLHCPAHGIVRMTTQEVELGGARIPKGARLLLMIASGNRDEAHFPDPDRFDMDRPNPQNLPFGYGAHFCLGAHLSRIETRVALEELLARFVRLTPGDGEVKWNSSLIIRGPIRLPLVAHTE
- a CDS encoding S1C family serine protease, producing the protein MMTVDTDLTTARAVAARAAPALAILEMPGRQGVGFVVSPEGYLVTNLHVVAGADEVHVVLADEQFLQVQEVIALDEKRDLAVLRLPSHEVEPLRLAPESHPGEGDALFILLPAGGGMLGLMETRVHAVQVLDESLTFLELEAALPEDASGGPVLDASGALVGVATCAFADGRPVTIVIPSRYLLPLLSQPESQPLSALALAKAPAPRQRQVPTHPLSLLEGSPTDGIEEIALAIMQAIQLGAPAYNRGDPEGCYRLYARAAERILQERPDCPGALTALRAGLQRCAEHEDDMDACAWALRDTFDGLLHVIDRWLQAQAAFARMAAPKSYLQ
- a CDS encoding adenylate/guanylate cyclase domain-containing protein, producing MLTFPVMQLIMNPGQLDEQVFELSDDAVTIGRTKESSICVLHKSLSRRHALLQREGERLFLIDLDSKNGTFVNDLRIQRCELFGGEIFQCGEVRFKLVPLSREVALDLLPTQVQALQTRFSPASMVDLLEAMPEPGSTTALKVKHGRAEDRARDKLQVLLKVSQLLSSPDSIDALMERVLQLVFQIMQVDRAAVLLVDPSSGQLRPRVAKSLTGELPSGQFYSQHIVDYVRTHSVAALFSDARVDPRLGNADSVFQQSIRSSMCAPLKPRDELLGVLYVDNLSRPHGFSEEDLEFLTAFANQAAIALDNSLLRQRIEEEAVLRNTYLRFFPPATLKKLQLTRSAPLEVIETEVTILFADICQFTALSSTLEPRQVVDLLNEYFPVMAEIVFRHEGTLEKYIGDALMAVWGAPFAHADDVDRAVRAAVEMQQALAGLNERWRAQGRPEIQVHVGLNTGRVAAGNIGSEQYVQYATIGDATNVASRVCSAAGAGEICLTHTTLERWVERSIPVSPLPPTLVKGKQEALTLYRVEWRGSPTE
- a CDS encoding ATP-binding response regulator produces the protein MRALFVPSGNHAPSPVETLLRQLGWTPTRASNDEAAIVAFRRAPFPLVLLEVDGGDRLVLVRALRACPRGMQSSILLLARPEQLGQLQPLLDAGADDFLLLPLDEATTALRLRLAERRSAERPEPLPEDFELDGLCAVLLRESPVPTCITTRESGAFVEVNDACARLFGYSHEEMLWRSAKELNLWETPIEHDRLSALFREQGVLRGVESRVRTKGGEIRDVLVFTGIAEYAGTPHIVTMFPDVTERKQLQARLLLTDRMASVGTLAAGVAHEINNPLAYVTANLGYAHEELARTLEHWPAEPAEALPSPAPLKSVATALVEALQGADRVRTIVGDLKTFSRETQEPLRAVDVKKVLDSTLSLASGEIRHRARLVKEYGDVPPVLGNDSRLGQVLLNLLVNATQAIPSDGDADHHEIRVTTRLSAPGRVSVEVSDTGTGIAPELLGRVFDPFFTTKPPGVGTGLGLSICHNLITAMGGELHVHSDLGRGSTFQVVLPVATTPPLRESPAPVTLPTALTGGPRGRVLVIDDEPLLCSAVERILRPHHDVVLTTLAAEVLPLLEAGERFDLILCDLMMPRMNGMDFHAALHRLRPDLTGRVIFLTGGAFTPQAKDFLERVPNRRVEKPFNARALLAVTHEVLAAVG